The Paenibacillus yonginensis genome segment CTTCTTCAGGAGCTTGTCCCTCGGAAGTTTCTGCTTTATGTTCAGCTTCGGCTTCTGGAACCTGATTCTCTTCTACAGGCTCGGAAGCGTTAGGGGTTGATCCCTGCAAATCTTTTTTCTCTTCAGTCATTAATACGTGACTCCCTTCTGAATTTCTAAGCTTTTATTAAGATACCAGAAATTTGATGTAAAAACCTTAACGTTTACTAAAAATTATTCTTCATCTTTTTAAGGTTATATTAAGGTTAGCCAAAAAATCAGGATTCATCCATGTTTATCCAATGGATCAACGTGTGCTGTCTCCATTTCCGCTGTCAACCAAAACGTAGTACAATAGACCATAGATTGATGCCAGGGAGGATTAGATAATCAAATGAGCTACCAAACTTATTTTGAGAACCGCAGAGAACAACATTTAAATGAACTCAAGGAATGGCTCTCTATTCCGAGTATCTCCGCTATTTCGCAGCATAAACCCGACGTGAACCGTGCGGCCCAGTGGCTCGCCGATACCTTGAAACGCGCCGGACTCGAAAATGTCTCCATCAACGAAACAAAAGGCCATCCAATCGTGTACGCCGACCATCTGCATGCGCCGGGCAAACCGACGATTCTGGTATACGGCCACTATGACGTGCAGCCTGTGGATCCGCTGAACCTTTGGCAGACGCCTCCGTTCGAGCCGGATGTCCGTGACGGAAAGCTTTTCGCGCGCGGCGCAACGGACGACAAAGGCCAGGTATTTTTACATATCAAAGCCGTTGAAGCCATTCTTGCCGAAGAGAAAGAACTTCCGGTCAATATCAAATTCTGCATTGAAGGCGAAGAAGAGGTATCCAGCCCGAATCTGCCGATTTACCTCGAGCAGCATCAAGATAAGCTGGCAGCCGACGCGGTGCTGATCTCCGACACTTCCCTGATTGAAAAAGGCAAACCAGCTATCTCCACGGGTCTGCGCGGTTTGTGCTCTCTGGAGCTGACGATCAACACGGCCAACACCGACCTTCATTCCGGCTCTTTTGGCGGCGGCGTACCCAATGCCCTGCATGCCATCGTCACTCTGCTGAACTCGCTTCATGACGTGGAAGGACGTGTGGCCGTTGAAGGCTTCTACGACGATGTCGCTCCACTTTCGCCTGAAATGCATGCCGAATTCGAGAAGCAGCAGTTTAATGAGGAGAAGCTGAAACAGGATCTCGGCCTGACTTCCCTGTTCGGCGAACCGGGTTATACGTTTGTAGAGCGCGTTGGCGCCCGTCCTACCCTGGAGATTAACGGCCTGTACGGCGGCTTCCAGGGCGAAGGCTCCAAAACGGTTATCCCTAAGGAAGCGCATGCCAAAATCACCTGCCGTCTGGTGGCCAACCAGAATCCGCATGACATTTTGGAGAAAATCGAACGCCATCTCAAAGCTAATGTGCCAACCGGCGCTGTGCTGACGTTCTATCCGGGTGAGAAAGCTTTTGCTTTCAATATCGACCCTTCCCAGCCGATGCTGCAGAAAGCCGCTGACGCCTATGAAAAAGTGTACGGAACCCGCGCCCTCTTCACGAAAGACGGAGGCTCGATTCCGATCGTCGAAACCTTGTCCCGCGTGCTGAAGGCTCCGGCCGTGCTGATGGGCTTTGGTCTTCCAGACGAGAACCTGCATGCGCCAAACGAGCATTTTAATCTCGAGAACTTCGATAAAGGTCTTCTGACCATTGTCGAATACCTGAGATCTCTGTAAAATTTCCTGACACCAACCGCCCGTTTCGCTCTGAACTCCAGAGAGGAATGGGCGGTTTTTCTTTGATTTCAGCTTGATAAACGATCCATAACTGGATATATATACTATCCCATCCCATCTAAATTAGCCCATTGCAAAATTTTATCAGTCTTTTTTAATTCTCGCTTTAGCTTTCTCTGTTTGCCGGCATGTCCGTTCTTAACGGCAGGCTTAAAGCCGCCCATTGTCCCAAACCTTTGATACTACTGGAGTTGCGCAGCTTCTTGGCCAGACAATTAACCGTCGTTAAAGCGTCCTCATAGGGCAAAAATAACTCAATTTGTAAACGGTTAATTGAGCCCTTTTGTAAGCGCAACCATTCGTGCAGATGGCGTTCCATCGCCTTGACGCTTCACTTTTTCCCATGATAGGGTAGTTAACAAGAAGCCGAAAATTACTTTTTATTCCAAATGAAGCATACAAATTTTTGGCTCGTCTGCAGGATGAAACCTCACCAATCTACTAGAAAAAGGGGATGATGAGTTTTGATCAAAGGATTTATTTTTGATTTTGACGGCACGATTATTGACACAGAGACAGCTTGGTATTATGCGTTTAGAGACGCTTATGCCGAACATGGGGTTGAGCTGACGCTCGAGCAGTACTCCACCTGCATCGGAACGGATCTAAACGACTTCAATCCTTATGAGTACCTGATGACCGATTTGAAGCTGCCGCTCGATAAAGAGGCATTCAGGCAGTCCATCCACCGCCGCCACAGCGAGCTGATGGAGCTGGAAGCGATCCGGCCTGGTATTCAGCAGTATCTGGATGCGGCCAAAGAAGCCAACCTGAAGCTGGGCATTGCCTCAAGCTCCTCCAGGGAGTGGGTAGAGAAACATCTGGATCAGCTCGGCATCACCGATTATTTCGAATGTATCAAAACCTCGGACGATGTAGCAAAAGTGAAACCTGACCCCGAGCTGTACCAGCAGGCGCTGCAATGCCTGAACCTGAAACCCGAAGAGACCGTTGCGATCGAGGATTCGCCGAACGGCTCCAGAGCTGCGGCGGCCGCAGGACTGCACTGCGTTGTGATTCCCAACGAAATCACCCGGTTTCTTGAGTTTCAAACTCCGCATCACCAAACCAGTCGTTTAAGTGACCTCGATTTTGACCATGTCGTATCCCGCAAGCTTTTTCTTGAAGCCTGAGTTTAGCAGATCTGACACCGCCCCTGTCTCTAAAGCGTTACCCGCTATCCACGTGGTCAACGGAAACCAAGGCACGGGAGAATGGATTCCTGTATCTCGATTGTTGCCCCAACTGCTTTCTTCCGCTTGTCCTGGCCTTGACCTCGTCAGCATAACCTGACCGAATAAGGAGGAACAACTCTATGAAAGCTGTACACTTTGGCGCCGGCAATATCGGAAGAGGATTTATCGGCCCGGTATTGTCCCAATCCGGGTATGAGGTTTGTTTTATCGCTAGGAACAAGAAAAAGGTAGACGAACTGAAGAGACGCCGGCAGTATCCGGTGGTGCTCGCCAACGAAGACCGGGATTCCTTCCTCGTTCATAATGTGACCGCGCTCAGCTTGGGCGAAGATCATGCCGTTGCCGCCTCCATTGCAGAAGCCGACATCGTGACGACCGCCGTGGGTGTGAGTGCTTTAAAAGATATATCAGAGGCGATTGCCAAAGGCATCAGTCTGAGACTGAAGAAATTTCCCCAAGCCGGACCGCTGCATGTGATGGCCTGTGAAAACGGCATCGGAGCCAGCAGCCTCCTGAAGAAATGGGTGGGGCAGCATTTAAGGCCGTCCGAAGCCGAACTGGCGGAGACGCGGGTCGCTTTTCCCAACACGGTTGTCGACCGCATCGTACCGGTTCAGAAGCACAGGGATCCCCTGCGGGTCATGGTGGAGCCTTTCTGCGAATGGGTGATCGACCGCAGCCAGCTAATTGGCGAGCTCCCCCCTATTCAGGGCGCTAAATTTGCCGATTCGCTTCATCCCTATGTAGAACGCAAACTGTTTACGGTAAATACCGGCCACTGCTGCGCGGCTTATTACGGTTATTTGGAAGGGTACGGCACCATTCATGATGCCATGCGCGACCCGGGTATCCGTTCCAAGGTTAAAGGAGCCATGCTGGAAACCGGCCGGATGCTGGTTGCCGAACACGGCTTTGATGCCTTCAAACATGAGCTTTATATCGAGCAAATGCTGGAGCGTTTCGCCAATCCGCATTTTAACGATCAAATTCTCCGCGTCGCCCGTTCTCCGCTGCGCAAGCTGTCCCCAGATGACCGACTCATTTCCCCCACCCGTAAGGCGAACGAGGCCGGGTTTAAAACGGAGTATCTCGTGTCGGCCATAGCGGCCGCCCTGTTGTTTGATTCTTCCAAAGATCCGGAAGCGGTGCAGCTGCAAGCTCTTCTCCGCCAGAAAGGCGTCGAGCAGGTGGTGAAGGATGAGCTGGGTTTTCCTGGGGACCATGCGCTTCATCGCAAGATCGTCGCCAGCTACCATAAACATTGCCTGAAATATCCTCACCTTGCCCACTCGGGGTTCGAAGCAATGGTCAAGAACAGGCTTCCCTTGGCTTCCAATGAGGATTGACTGTTGGATAAAGAGTCTACGGAATAGGATGAAAAGCAAACCCTGGTCAAAAGGACACATGCCTTTCCTCCTCTAAAGCGGGTTTTCAGTTTCTACATCACTTCTAGATTTGGCTTGAAGCACGTAAAACAAAATATTTTTATATTACAATAGATTTAATGCAAAACCAAACGAGGTGAAGCCCGATGAAATGGCAAGAAGTAGCTGCTTTATATCCAGGTCGATTTGACTTAGTGGAAGAATTAAAAGCTAGTTCCAGTCACCGGATGCCCGGTTGGAGGATATGGCTGTGATTCAGGATTACGAAAATCCAGAAGAAGTCTGGAACGGATACAAATATTTTTACAAGCTGCATCCGACACGTGAACTGTAAGTATTTCACACTAGTCGCAGGATGTTGAAGTTGTTGAAGAATTCTTCTCCGGTGTCAGGCCACGAGCATGAAGCTGCATCTCCAGCAAGGTTTGCCCGCTGCCTATTTAACCTTAACTTGTAACAAGCGATGCCGGATTAACGGCCGTCGCTTGTTTTTGTATTTTCGCCTATTCCCGACAAAAAAGCCTTCCCGTTTCCCATCAGGGAAGCCGGAAAGGCTATTTGCATTTTGGGGACTTGAAATGAAGCGACTATATCTTAAGTTCCCCAAGCTTGATCAGCTCGACTACCGCTTGTGCGCGGCCCTTGACGTTAAGTTTTTGCATGACATTCGAGATGTGGTTTCGGACGGTTTTTTTCACTTATAAACAGTTGTTCTGCAATGTCCCGAGTCGTTTTGTCCTGCACAAGCAGTTCAAACACTTCCCGCTCCCGATGAGTAAGCAAAAATTTGCTGTTGCGATCGCTGCCCTTCAAAATGTGTCACCCCTCCTTGCCCGGGTTTTGTGGTCTAACAAGGTTAAGGGATACAGTCAACACATTTTATGAGGGGGTCCACTTATTGGTGCGACGGCGGATTAAAAATGGGCGAACTCCCGGGATACTCGCAAGCCTCGGCCAGACCCGTTTATTTAAACGCCATCGCGGCCTGAACGGCTTTTTTCCAGCCGCTGTACAGGACTTCCCGCTCCTCCTGCGGCATCGCCGGCTCATACCGCTGCGCAAGCTTCGATTTGCTGCAGATCTCCTCGCGGCTGCTCCAGAAACCGACGGCCAGGCCGGCGAGATACGCCGCGCCCAGCGCCGTCGTTTCGCTGATTTCCGGCACCTCGACCGGCACATCCAGCAGTCCGCTGAGGAACTCCATCAGGAAGCGGTTGGCCACTGCCCCACCGTCGGCGCGCAGCGTCGGCACCGCGATGCCCGAATCCTGTTCCATCGCTTGCAGAATATCCTTCGTCTGGTAGACAAGCGACTCCAGCGTCGCGCGGATAAAATGCTCCTTGCTGGTGCCGCGCGTCAAACCAAACACGGCGCCCCGGACGTCGCTGTCCCAATAAGGGCTGCCCAGACCAACAAAAGCAGGCACCACGTACACGCCTTCCGTAGAAGTGACCCTCTGCGCATACGTTTCGCTGTCCTTCGCCGATTTGATCATCCGCAGTCCGTCGCGCAGCCACTGCACCGCGGAGCCCGCCACAAAAATGCTGCCCTCCAGCGCATATTCCACTTTGCCGTTTATTCCCCAGGCAATAGAAGTGATGAGGCCGTGTTCCGAGTCCACGGGTCTGCTGCCGGTGTTCATCAGCATAAAGCAGCCCGTGCCGTAGGTTGTTTTGACCATGCCTTCTTCATAACAGGTTTGGCCGAACAAAGCTGCCTGCTGGTCTCCTGCAGCCCCTGCGATCGGCACCCGGGCGCCGAAGAAATGATATTCCACCGTATGGGCATAAACCTCGGAGGACGAGCGGACCTCCGGCAACATCGCTTTCGGAATCTCCAAAATGTCAAGCAGCTCCTCATCCCAGCCCAGCTCGTGGATGTTGTACATCAGCGTACGCGAAGCGTTCGAGTAATCGGTAACATGAACAAGACCGCCCGACAGCTTCCAAATCAGCCAGGAATCCACGGTGCCGAACAGCAGCTCCCCGCGTTCTGCCCGCTCCCTGGCGCCGTCTACGTGATCCAGGATCCACTTCACTTTGGTACCTGAGAAATAAGGATCGATAAGCAGGCCTGTTTTTTGATGAAAAAGCTCCTGCAAACCCCGCCGTTTCAAATCCTCGCATATCTCCGACGTTTGCCGGGACTGCCAGACGATGGCGTTGTAGACGGGGATGCCCGTATTTTTATCCCAGACGATAGCGGTCTCCCGCTGGTTTGTGATCCCGATGCCGCTGACATCCGCCGCCTTCACGCCAGATTCCGACAAACAAGAGGCAATCACCGCCAGAATGGAACCCCAGATTTCATTGGCATTTTGCTCCACCCAACCCGGCTTTGGAAAATATTGCGGGAACTCGTGCTGCGCCGAATGCACCATCCGTCCTTCCCTGTCGAATAAAATAGCCCGCGAGCTGGTCGTGCCTTGATCCAGAGCCATGATATATTGCCCCATTATCCGTTCCTCCCCGTCCTCTTGGATGAGTTTTACCCTTTATATAGTTATAGTAAGAGAAAGCCGCAGATTTGTAAAAAAAGTCACACCGGCTCAAACAGCTTCGCTTTTCACTTCAGCTGCCTTTGCTAGAGTAAAGGGCTGAGTTTTTTTTTTTTTTTTCAGCCCCTCCTCATCAAACCGTACGTGAGGTTTTCCCTCATACGGCTTTCCGATGTTCGTCATTCATGTGCGTGCGACTTACAAAAGCGTTTTGAGTCCATACATTTGGCAGAGCAACTTAACCTCATTTCCAGAACTGCGCCAGCGACTACGTTGGCGCTTCTTTGCGTACCACTTCGTTAGCCTTGTGCGGATGTACCCATCTAACTTTGTCATCCATTTGGAACTGTATGGCGTCGAATAGTAGTTCTTCCAGCCTTGGATTCTCAGGTTGAGCCAGTCCACATGTTCTTGGAACGAAACGTGCCGCATTTTCGGCGGCGCGAGTCGTTCTTTAACGACTTCCCGAATGTGTTTCTCTGCTTTAACACAGAGCCATTGTTGCGTCGTATAGTACACGCGGTTCTGCCCCGTTTCTGCTTTCGTCTTCCGGTGGTGCATGCCGAGGAAGTCAAACCCTTCTTCTCCCGTCCATATCCCCACAATCCGCGTCTTTTCCGGATGCAAGGTCAGTTCCAGACGCTCCATTATCGCTTGAATGAGTTTGTACCCATGGAGCGCATCTTTCTTTGTCTTGCACACGACGACAAAGTCGTCTGCGTACCGCGTGAGTTCCCCGACCTCTTTGCCATGCTTTTCCCACAATCGGTCGAAGTAGTTCAGGTAGATGTTCGCCAGTAGCGGCGAGATCACCCCGCCCTGCGGCGTTCCCAGATCGGAACGTCTGACCGTTCCTTCCTCCGTCACTCCTGCTCCGAGCCATTGCCGAATGAGCTTGAGAATGCGTCTGTCGCTGATTCGCATTTCTACCAGTTTCATGAGCTTCTCTTGGTTAATGTTGTCGAAGTAGCCTTGGATGTCGACGTCGACCACCCAATTGCCTTTGCGGTTGCAGGCTTTACGGATTTGCTCCAGCGCTTGTTTTGCGCCTCGCTTCGGTCGAAAGCCAAACGAGCATTCCTGAAAATCGGCTTCAAAGATCGGTTCCACTATGAGTTTCGTTGCCATTTGCACGACGCGGTCCCTTACCGTTGGAATGCCGAGCGGGCGTTTCCGTCCGTCTTTCTTCGGAATGTAGTGACGGCGCACGGGCTGGGGGCGGTAGGACTTCTTCTGGAGCCGTTCTCGGCATTCCGCTACGAATCGGTCTTCACCCATCTTCGCTATATCTGCCAAGGTTTCACCGTCGATGCCTGCCGCTCCTTTGTTTGCCCGTACTCTCCGCCACGCTTCCTGTAGCACATCCAATCGATGGACTTTGTCGTACAGTGCATGGAACTTTCTGCTCTTGCTCGTCTTGGCCGCATGACCTAGCTTCTCTTGGAGTTGTTGAACTTTTTCTGTTGGTGTCGTTAGCCTTCTGGCATTCACTCACTCGTACCTCCTTGTGAAGCTTGAACAAAGCAGGGCGCCTTCCCTCCCGCAGGTTGTGTTGTCCTGCGTTCCCCGGTACTATTCGCCCCTCGGACTCCCTTCCTGCAGACGGATCACTTCACCTTTTGGCTTATAGAGCGTCTCTTTACGGTTTCGAAAAAAAAAATCTCCGTGCAGGGGAGGGTCTCCCCAGTTCACTGCATCCTCTTTCATCCCATGCCGATCCCTCTACGCCGGAGGATTCTTCGCTGACGCTCCAAGTTCTTATCAGCTTCCATGGCCTTCGCCCATGCTCGCGGGGCTCGGCTTCCTCTTTTCCCTCTTGCGAGGCCTTTTTGACGACGCGGCAGGATTCACTTTATGTTACGGCCTGACATGTTGCTCGCCCTGTCTCCGACAGGTACTTTCGTCGATACGCTTCTACGCACAGCTTTCGCCATACGCAGGTATCCTAGCTACACAGGGGCTTGGCCCCTCCTGTGACCGGACTTTCACCGGCTAGAAGATGCGTGCTTAGCTGGGCACGCAGAGCAAAAAAAGCCCCGCTATGCGGGGCATAAGTCATTCAGCTTCAAAACCTGAACAAACAAGGGGCCGGTACCTTTTCTTAATCCCGGTCCGTCAGCCTTCTGCGCCAAGGCGTTCCCAGCTTCGGCAGCGCCCAGCGGTCAAGCCCGTACCAGCCCGCTACCTTCCAGGCCATGACAAGCCAGGTCGCCAGCACAAACAAAATCGGATTGGTGCTGAGCGTACCGGCGAACAAATAGCTTACATTCATCACACCGCCAAAGAAAGCGGCAATGCCGGTCAATAAACCAACAATTAATCCGATCCCGACAAGCACTTCACCGAATGCCACCAGATAAGAAAAAACCTTGGCGTTCGGCAGAACAAACTCCCTCAGAAAGGAAGCGTACCATCCGGTCACGTCGGCATGTTCGCCTCCCGCCTCGGCTTTCGCGAGGGCTCCCTGAAGAAATCCCGTCAGGCCGGCTCCCGCCTTGGAACCAACCCAAGCCTCTGAATTCACTTTCTCCCAGCCGGCCGACAGCCATTCGTAACCAACATATAATCGGATAATTAGCCAGATCCAAGCAGACCGCGTGCTGGAGAATAGAAAACGCGATACCGGATTTTCCGGAACAATGATTTCTTTCCCATAAAGATTCCCAGAGCCAGGCGATTGGTTCATCAGCGATCTCTCCTTTCAGTTTCTGCAGATTTTGGCGTTTCTTTTCATTATCGGATGAGATAGATTCTTTTATACCCTCAATCAGCAAACGTCTTTATTCTTCCTATTTTACCCTTTCCAATATTTTCTGACATTACAAATTTTATATTTCTTTTTTTCTCGCGGAGGGATTGACGTAATCCTAAGGTCTGAATATGATAGGTTTATCCAATTGCAATTGATAATCATTATCAAATAAACTTACATAAAAAGGAGTTTGATTATGAATCTACGTTATGCCTTTGCCCTAACGGCTTTAGCAGCCATTCTTATTGCTGCCGGGTGCTCAAACAGCAGCAACAGTACCGTAGCAGACACCCCTGATTCCAACAATTCGGCAGCGGCTGCAGCGCCAGCTTCCAGCGGGATTTCCTCGGAGGCTCCGGCCGACGCTGCCGACTCCTCAGCTCCCGTTGATTTGACTTCGGCTATCGACAGCTACCGGACCTACGTCATTCAGGAAACGGATGCCCTGGTGAAGGATACCGGTGCCTTTGTGGATGCAATCAACAGCGGCAAGCTGGAAGAAGCCAAAAAGCTCTATGCCCCTGCAAGAATGCACTATGAAAGAATTGAGCCGATTGCCGAGGCTTTGGGAGATCTGGACCCCAGCATTGATGCCCGCGACGGAGACGTAGATCCTGCGGAATGGCGCGGCTTCCATCGTCTGGAGAAAGCCCTATGGGAAGATAAAACGACAGACGGCACCAAGGAGTTTGCAGACCGCCTGCTGAGCGATACCAAATTGCTGCGCGCCAAGGTCGAGACTGTGGAAATTGCCCCCTCCCTGCTTGTTACAGGAGCGGTTGAACTTCTGAATGAAGTATCTACCTCCAAGGTAACGGGGGAAGAAGACCGCTATTCGCGCACCGATCTATACGATTTCGCTGCAAATGTTGAAGGTGCCCAAAAAATCTACGAGCTGCTGCAGCCAAGCCTAGCCGGCAAAGACGCCGAGCTGGATCAGAAAATCGCCGCCAGCTTTAAAGTGCTGCAGGACGAATTAAACGCCTATGCCAAAGACGGCGGTTATGTCTCTTATGATGTGCTTAAAGAAGATGAGGTCCGCAAATTAAGCCAGAACCTGGACGCGCTGGCTGAACCGCTGTCTCAAATGGGCACCTTGCTGGGAGTGTAATCAATGAAGAAGAAATCCTCTGAGACCCTCATAAATCATAAAGAAACAGGGACGCCTGCCAAGACGCCCGGTTCTCTGCTGAATAAACCCTTAAGCCGGCGGGATGTGCTTAAAATGGCCGGTGTCGGCGGGCTGGGTCTTCTGCTGGGCGGCGGGGCGGCCGGGGCGCTGTTCACCGGTACCCAGGCCGTTGCCCGCCGCAAAAATGTACTGAATGCCGGGCGGGCCCACAGGGCGGCTTATCCTTTTTACGGGGAACACCAGTCCGGAATTATTACCCCTTCGCAAAACTTCCTGTGTTTCGCTTCCTTTGATCTGACCGCAACCAAACTTGATGAGGTCAGGGCTTTGTTCAAGAAATGGACTACGGCAGCAGCCAGCATGACGCAGGGAGCGATGCTCGGGAACGAGTCCACCAACACTAATCCCAACTTGCCTCCCGCCGACACTGGGGAAGCGGCCGGGTTGATCCCTTCCAAAATAACGATCACCTTTGGTGTGGGGCCTTCCTTCTTTGACAGCCGGTTTGGTCTTGCCGCCAAGCGGCCCGCAGCTTTCCCGGACCTGCCCAAGTTCCGCGGCGACGCGCTACAGCCGCAATGGTGCGGCGGGGACATTGGCGTTCAGGTTTGCGCCGATGATCTTCAGGTCGCTTTCCACGCCGTGCGCAACCTAGCCCGGTTGGCCAGGGGTACGGCCGTGCTGCGCTGGACGCAGGAAGGGTTTCAGCGAACGACGGCCGCCGAGCCGACTGCCGGAACCCCACGAAATCTGATGGGCTTCAAAGACGGAACCGGCAATCCTGACGTCAATAACGCCGCACAGATGAAACAGGTGGTTTGGGTCCAGCCTGAAGACGGCGCCTCTTGGATGGCCAATGGAAGCTATATGGTGGTAAGACGCATTCGCATGCGCCTTGAAGTTTGGGACCGGTCCACTCTGGATGATCAGCAGCAAACCTTTGGACGATACCGGGACAGCGGGGCCCCGCTGGGCGCCCGCGATGAATTTGATCCGCTGGATCTTAGCGCCAAAGATGAGGCGGGAAAGCCTGTTATCCCCCTGAATGCCCACTCCCGTCTGGCCCATATGGAGGGCAAAACCAAGCTGCTGCGGCGGGCCTATTCCTATTCCAGCGGTCTGGATCTGAAAACCGGACAGCTGGATGCGGGTTTGATGTTCATCTGCTACCAGCGGAACATCAAACAGCAGTTTATCGCGATGCAGGAAATTTTAGCGGCTGAGGATAAGCTGAACGAATATATCACCCATGTCGGCAGCGCCAGCTTCGCCTGCTTCCCGGGTGTTGCGGAGGGCGGCTATATCGGGGACCGGCTTTTTTAATCTGGGAAAGATCATGAAACCACGAATTTCAGCAGAAAGAGGGACGTTTATGAACGAACAGACGTTAGGTTACGCCGCGGACCACCCAGACCACGCAGACAGCGCACACCAAGCCGTGCTCGCCAAGCGGTTATCAGGTCTTCTGCTGGCAGCAGCTCTGCTTCTTGGCCAGCTTTGGCTGGCCACAGCCACAGTCTCAACCTCCGCATACGCCTCAGGAGATCATGACCAGACGGTGCTGGATACCCTGCTGCCGCTGGTCGGAGGCGCGCTGGTCGCTGCGGGAAGCGGAGACTGGACAGAAGCCT includes the following:
- a CDS encoding dipeptidase, which gives rise to MSYQTYFENRREQHLNELKEWLSIPSISAISQHKPDVNRAAQWLADTLKRAGLENVSINETKGHPIVYADHLHAPGKPTILVYGHYDVQPVDPLNLWQTPPFEPDVRDGKLFARGATDDKGQVFLHIKAVEAILAEEKELPVNIKFCIEGEEEVSSPNLPIYLEQHQDKLAADAVLISDTSLIEKGKPAISTGLRGLCSLELTINTANTDLHSGSFGGGVPNALHAIVTLLNSLHDVEGRVAVEGFYDDVAPLSPEMHAEFEKQQFNEEKLKQDLGLTSLFGEPGYTFVERVGARPTLEINGLYGGFQGEGSKTVIPKEAHAKITCRLVANQNPHDILEKIERHLKANVPTGAVLTFYPGEKAFAFNIDPSQPMLQKAADAYEKVYGTRALFTKDGGSIPIVETLSRVLKAPAVLMGFGLPDENLHAPNEHFNLENFDKGLLTIVEYLRSL
- a CDS encoding HAD family hydrolase; translation: MIKGFIFDFDGTIIDTETAWYYAFRDAYAEHGVELTLEQYSTCIGTDLNDFNPYEYLMTDLKLPLDKEAFRQSIHRRHSELMELEAIRPGIQQYLDAAKEANLKLGIASSSSREWVEKHLDQLGITDYFECIKTSDDVAKVKPDPELYQQALQCLNLKPEETVAIEDSPNGSRAAAAAGLHCVVIPNEITRFLEFQTPHHQTSRLSDLDFDHVVSRKLFLEA
- a CDS encoding mannitol-1-phosphate 5-dehydrogenase, with product MKAVHFGAGNIGRGFIGPVLSQSGYEVCFIARNKKKVDELKRRRQYPVVLANEDRDSFLVHNVTALSLGEDHAVAASIAEADIVTTAVGVSALKDISEAIAKGISLRLKKFPQAGPLHVMACENGIGASSLLKKWVGQHLRPSEAELAETRVAFPNTVVDRIVPVQKHRDPLRVMVEPFCEWVIDRSQLIGELPPIQGAKFADSLHPYVERKLFTVNTGHCCAAYYGYLEGYGTIHDAMRDPGIRSKVKGAMLETGRMLVAEHGFDAFKHELYIEQMLERFANPHFNDQILRVARSPLRKLSPDDRLISPTRKANEAGFKTEYLVSAIAAALLFDSSKDPEAVQLQALLRQKGVEQVVKDELGFPGDHALHRKIVASYHKHCLKYPHLAHSGFEAMVKNRLPLASNED
- the glpK gene encoding glycerol kinase GlpK: MGQYIMALDQGTTSSRAILFDREGRMVHSAQHEFPQYFPKPGWVEQNANEIWGSILAVIASCLSESGVKAADVSGIGITNQRETAIVWDKNTGIPVYNAIVWQSRQTSEICEDLKRRGLQELFHQKTGLLIDPYFSGTKVKWILDHVDGARERAERGELLFGTVDSWLIWKLSGGLVHVTDYSNASRTLMYNIHELGWDEELLDILEIPKAMLPEVRSSSEVYAHTVEYHFFGARVPIAGAAGDQQAALFGQTCYEEGMVKTTYGTGCFMLMNTGSRPVDSEHGLITSIAWGINGKVEYALEGSIFVAGSAVQWLRDGLRMIKSAKDSETYAQRVTSTEGVYVVPAFVGLGSPYWDSDVRGAVFGLTRGTSKEHFIRATLESLVYQTKDILQAMEQDSGIAVPTLRADGGAVANRFLMEFLSGLLDVPVEVPEISETTALGAAYLAGLAVGFWSSREEICSKSKLAQRYEPAMPQEEREVLYSGWKKAVQAAMAFK
- the ltrA gene encoding group II intron reverse transcriptase/maturase gives rise to the protein MLQEAWRRVRANKGAAGIDGETLADIAKMGEDRFVAECRERLQKKSYRPQPVRRHYIPKKDGRKRPLGIPTVRDRVVQMATKLIVEPIFEADFQECSFGFRPKRGAKQALEQIRKACNRKGNWVVDVDIQGYFDNINQEKLMKLVEMRISDRRILKLIRQWLGAGVTEEGTVRRSDLGTPQGGVISPLLANIYLNYFDRLWEKHGKEVGELTRYADDFVVVCKTKKDALHGYKLIQAIMERLELTLHPEKTRIVGIWTGEEGFDFLGMHHRKTKAETGQNRVYYTTQQWLCVKAEKHIREVVKERLAPPKMRHVSFQEHVDWLNLRIQGWKNYYSTPYSSKWMTKLDGYIRTRLTKWYAKKRQRSRWRSSGNEVKLLCQMYGLKTLL
- a CDS encoding DoxX family protein, which codes for MNQSPGSGNLYGKEIIVPENPVSRFLFSSTRSAWIWLIIRLYVGYEWLSAGWEKVNSEAWVGSKAGAGLTGFLQGALAKAEAGGEHADVTGWYASFLREFVLPNAKVFSYLVAFGEVLVGIGLIVGLLTGIAAFFGGVMNVSYLFAGTLSTNPILFVLATWLVMAWKVAGWYGLDRWALPKLGTPWRRRLTDRD
- the efeO gene encoding iron uptake system protein EfeO; the protein is MNLRYAFALTALAAILIAAGCSNSSNSTVADTPDSNNSAAAAAPASSGISSEAPADAADSSAPVDLTSAIDSYRTYVIQETDALVKDTGAFVDAINSGKLEEAKKLYAPARMHYERIEPIAEALGDLDPSIDARDGDVDPAEWRGFHRLEKALWEDKTTDGTKEFADRLLSDTKLLRAKVETVEIAPSLLVTGAVELLNEVSTSKVTGEEDRYSRTDLYDFAANVEGAQKIYELLQPSLAGKDAELDQKIAASFKVLQDELNAYAKDGGYVSYDVLKEDEVRKLSQNLDALAEPLSQMGTLLGV
- the efeB gene encoding iron uptake transporter deferrochelatase/peroxidase subunit; translated protein: MKKKSSETLINHKETGTPAKTPGSLLNKPLSRRDVLKMAGVGGLGLLLGGGAAGALFTGTQAVARRKNVLNAGRAHRAAYPFYGEHQSGIITPSQNFLCFASFDLTATKLDEVRALFKKWTTAAASMTQGAMLGNESTNTNPNLPPADTGEAAGLIPSKITITFGVGPSFFDSRFGLAAKRPAAFPDLPKFRGDALQPQWCGGDIGVQVCADDLQVAFHAVRNLARLARGTAVLRWTQEGFQRTTAAEPTAGTPRNLMGFKDGTGNPDVNNAAQMKQVVWVQPEDGASWMANGSYMVVRRIRMRLEVWDRSTLDDQQQTFGRYRDSGAPLGARDEFDPLDLSAKDEAGKPVIPLNAHSRLAHMEGKTKLLRRAYSYSSGLDLKTGQLDAGLMFICYQRNIKQQFIAMQEILAAEDKLNEYITHVGSASFACFPGVAEGGYIGDRLF